A DNA window from Ananas comosus cultivar F153 unplaced genomic scaffold, ASM154086v1, whole genome shotgun sequence contains the following coding sequences:
- the LOC109704834 gene encoding putative non-specific lipid-transfer protein 14, which translates to MALSFTNQGIAGAPVTATVTLTLLLFATTVVGSIDCSTVTSLIAACSSFVSFGSPEPALGTPCCNGVVTLYNVAADSVDNRRSACGCLMGLITTYNPNATAIARLPGLCGVSLGFTIDPNVDCRIIP; encoded by the exons ATGGCACTTAGTTTCACAAACCAGGGAATCGCCGGAGCTCCGGTGACGGCGACAGTGACGCTAACGCTACTTTTGTTTGCGACAACGGTGGTTGGGTCGATAGACTGTAGTACCGTGACATCTCTTATCGCGGCTTGTTCTAGCTTTGTTTCCTTTGGGTCGCCGGAGCCGGCATTAGGCACGCCGTGCTGCAACGGGGTGGTGACGCTCTATAATGTCGCGGCAGATTCCGTCGACAACCGACGGTCGGCGTGCGGCTGCCTCATGGGGCTTATCACGACCTACAACCCCAACGCCACCGCCATCGCCCGCCTTCCAGGGCTTTGCGGTGTCTCCCTAGGGTTTACTATCGACCCCAACGTTGATTGTCGCAT CATCCCTTGA
- the LOC109704829 gene encoding E3 ubiquitin-protein ligase At1g12760-like isoform X2: MSNSSLSASRGDAAVESAPLLNRSGGGGGGGGGGFGPHPSLRGAARFLRRASSRRIMREPSVAVREAAAEHLEERQSDWAYSRPVVVLDVLWNVAFLAVAAIVLVLSRHERPSMPLRLWIGGYILQCVLHVVCVCIEYRRRHPSEGAESGRSSPSSSPREGEGFGEGGEFRDGERNSIAKHIESGNTMFSFIWWIIGFYWVSAGGQTLTREAPQLYWLCIVFLAFDVFFVVFCVALACVIGIAVCCCLPCIIAILYAVADQEGASEEDIRHLPKYKFRRSNGSDKLSSEIGGRSGGIMTECGSDPPMEQVLSAEDAECCICLCPYDDGAELRELPCGHHFHCACIDKWLHINATCPLCKFNILKSDSNCGIEEV; the protein is encoded by the exons ATGTCGAACTCCTCCCTCTCCGCTTCGCGTGGCGACGCCGCCGTGGAATCGGCGCCGCTCCTCaaccgcagcggcggcggcggcggcggcggcggcggagggtttGGGCCGCACCCAAGCCTCCGTGGCGCGGCGCGATTCCTCCGCCGCGCGAGCAGCCGACGCATCATGCGCGAGCCCTCGGTGGCGGTgcgcgaggcggcggcggagcaccTCGAGGAGCGCCAATCCGATTGGGCCTACTCGAGGCCCGTCGTCGTCCTCGACGTGCTCTGGAACGTGGCGTTCCTCGCCGTCGCGGCGATCGTCCTCGTCCTCAGCCGCCACGAGAGGCCCTCGATGCCGCTGAGGCTGTGGATCGGGGGTTACATTCTCCAGTGTGTGCTCCATGTGGTGTGCGTGTGCATTGAGTACCGTCGGAGGCACCCATCGGAGGGCGCCGAGAGTGGGAGGAGCTCTCCGTCGAGTTCGCCGAGGGAGGGTGAAGGATTCGGCGAGGGCGGGGAATTCCGTGACGGAGAAAGGAATAG TATTGCAAAACATATAGAGTCTGGAAACACAATGTTTTCCTTCATATGGTGGATCATTGGATTTTACTGGGTATCTGCTGGTGGCCAAACTCTGACCCGTGAAGCACCTCAGCTTTACTG GCTCTGTATAGTTTTCCTGGCATTTGATGTCTTCTTTGTTGTATTTTGCGTTGCTTTGGCTTGCGTTATCGGAATTGCTGTTTGCTGCTGTCTACCTTGTATTATTGCAATCCTGTATGCTGTGGCTGATCAG GAAGGAGCATCCGAAGAAGACATTCGTCATCTTCCAAAGTACAAATTTCGGAGGAGCAATGGTTCTGACAAGCTGTCTAGTGAGATAGGGGGACGCTCTGGCGGAATCATGACCGAGTGTGGCAGCGACCCACCCATGGAGCAAGTTCTTTCAGCTGAGGATGCG GAATGCTGCATTTGCCTTTGTCCCTACGACGATGGCGCGGAGCTCCGCGAGCTCCCCTGCGGCCACCATTTCCACTGCGCCTGCATAGATAAGTGGCTCCACATCAACGCCACGTGCCCTCTATGCAAATTCAACATCCTAAAGAGCGACAGCAACTGCGGAATAGAGGAGGTTTAA
- the LOC109704829 gene encoding E3 ubiquitin-protein ligase At1g12760-like isoform X1, translating into MSNSSLSASRGDAAVESAPLLNRSGGGGGGGGGGFGPHPSLRGAARFLRRASSRRIMREPSVAVREAAAEHLEERQSDWAYSRPVVVLDVLWNVAFLAVAAIVLVLSRHERPSMPLRLWIGGYILQCVLHVVCVCIEYRRRHPSEGAESGRSSPSSSPREGEGFGEGGEFRDGERNSCITSHFSYCSIAKHIESGNTMFSFIWWIIGFYWVSAGGQTLTREAPQLYWLCIVFLAFDVFFVVFCVALACVIGIAVCCCLPCIIAILYAVADQEGASEEDIRHLPKYKFRRSNGSDKLSSEIGGRSGGIMTECGSDPPMEQVLSAEDAECCICLCPYDDGAELRELPCGHHFHCACIDKWLHINATCPLCKFNILKSDSNCGIEEV; encoded by the exons ATGTCGAACTCCTCCCTCTCCGCTTCGCGTGGCGACGCCGCCGTGGAATCGGCGCCGCTCCTCaaccgcagcggcggcggcggcggcggcggcggcggagggtttGGGCCGCACCCAAGCCTCCGTGGCGCGGCGCGATTCCTCCGCCGCGCGAGCAGCCGACGCATCATGCGCGAGCCCTCGGTGGCGGTgcgcgaggcggcggcggagcaccTCGAGGAGCGCCAATCCGATTGGGCCTACTCGAGGCCCGTCGTCGTCCTCGACGTGCTCTGGAACGTGGCGTTCCTCGCCGTCGCGGCGATCGTCCTCGTCCTCAGCCGCCACGAGAGGCCCTCGATGCCGCTGAGGCTGTGGATCGGGGGTTACATTCTCCAGTGTGTGCTCCATGTGGTGTGCGTGTGCATTGAGTACCGTCGGAGGCACCCATCGGAGGGCGCCGAGAGTGGGAGGAGCTCTCCGTCGAGTTCGCCGAGGGAGGGTGAAGGATTCGGCGAGGGCGGGGAATTCCGTGACGGAGAAAGGAATAG TTGCATCACTAGTCACTTCTCCTATTGTAGTATTGCAAAACATATAGAGTCTGGAAACACAATGTTTTCCTTCATATGGTGGATCATTGGATTTTACTGGGTATCTGCTGGTGGCCAAACTCTGACCCGTGAAGCACCTCAGCTTTACTG GCTCTGTATAGTTTTCCTGGCATTTGATGTCTTCTTTGTTGTATTTTGCGTTGCTTTGGCTTGCGTTATCGGAATTGCTGTTTGCTGCTGTCTACCTTGTATTATTGCAATCCTGTATGCTGTGGCTGATCAG GAAGGAGCATCCGAAGAAGACATTCGTCATCTTCCAAAGTACAAATTTCGGAGGAGCAATGGTTCTGACAAGCTGTCTAGTGAGATAGGGGGACGCTCTGGCGGAATCATGACCGAGTGTGGCAGCGACCCACCCATGGAGCAAGTTCTTTCAGCTGAGGATGCG GAATGCTGCATTTGCCTTTGTCCCTACGACGATGGCGCGGAGCTCCGCGAGCTCCCCTGCGGCCACCATTTCCACTGCGCCTGCATAGATAAGTGGCTCCACATCAACGCCACGTGCCCTCTATGCAAATTCAACATCCTAAAGAGCGACAGCAACTGCGGAATAGAGGAGGTTTAA